One Edaphobacter bradus DNA window includes the following coding sequences:
- a CDS encoding adenylosuccinate synthase: MSQRKSAVILGAQWGDEGKGKIVDVLSERFSVVARYAGGHNAGHTVIIKGKKFVLQLIPCGVLRPETKGVIGNGVVLDPMAFLSEVKKLKDAGLPVDGQLFVSNRAQVILPYHRMIELAAENAPGRTKIGTTSRGIGPAYEDKMHRSGLRVVDLLNSALLRTHIENACHEKNTIAHALFGTEPLDPKTMYEEYSRAAEQVAPFVTDTAVLLNNELRNGGKVMFEGAQGALLDIDHGTYPFVTSSSATAGGAVTGTGVGPTAIGTVIGVTKAYVTRVGEGPFPTEIHDNSADLLRARGQEYGAVTGRPRRCGWLDLPLLRYSNMINSTEWLVVTKMDVLDECEEIPVCTHYKVDGKLTEVIPADMRGFDTIEPVYTKLKGWKTSTAGITEFDKLPPLAQEYLHFLEKESGAKIGMVSTGPDRDHTITLPGFEAALEA, from the coding sequence GTGAGTCAACGCAAATCAGCGGTCATTCTGGGTGCCCAGTGGGGCGATGAGGGCAAAGGCAAGATTGTGGATGTGCTGTCGGAGAGGTTCTCCGTCGTGGCGCGCTATGCGGGCGGCCACAACGCCGGCCACACGGTCATCATCAAGGGCAAGAAGTTCGTCCTGCAGTTGATCCCCTGCGGCGTCCTGCGGCCGGAGACCAAGGGCGTAATCGGCAACGGCGTGGTGCTGGACCCGATGGCCTTTCTGAGCGAGGTGAAGAAGCTGAAGGACGCTGGTCTGCCAGTGGACGGGCAACTCTTCGTCTCCAATCGCGCGCAGGTGATTCTTCCCTATCACCGCATGATCGAGCTGGCGGCGGAGAACGCTCCCGGACGCACAAAGATAGGCACGACCAGCCGCGGCATCGGCCCGGCCTATGAGGACAAAATGCACCGTAGCGGGTTGCGCGTCGTTGACCTGCTGAACTCGGCGCTGCTGCGCACGCACATCGAGAACGCCTGCCACGAGAAGAACACCATCGCGCATGCGCTGTTCGGCACCGAGCCGCTCGACCCGAAGACGATGTATGAGGAGTACTCCCGCGCCGCGGAGCAGGTGGCTCCGTTTGTGACCGACACCGCCGTACTCCTGAACAATGAGCTGCGCAACGGCGGCAAGGTGATGTTCGAGGGAGCGCAGGGCGCGCTGCTGGACATCGACCATGGGACGTATCCGTTCGTGACCTCGTCGTCGGCTACGGCCGGCGGAGCCGTGACGGGAACGGGCGTAGGACCGACCGCGATCGGCACCGTGATCGGAGTGACCAAGGCCTATGTGACGCGCGTCGGAGAAGGCCCCTTCCCGACCGAGATCCACGACAACTCGGCCGATCTGCTGCGTGCGCGCGGCCAGGAGTACGGTGCTGTGACAGGCCGCCCGCGGCGCTGCGGCTGGCTCGACCTGCCGCTGCTGCGCTACAGCAACATGATCAACTCGACCGAGTGGCTTGTCGTCACCAAGATGGACGTGCTCGATGAGTGCGAGGAGATCCCGGTCTGCACGCACTACAAGGTCGACGGCAAGCTGACCGAAGTCATCCCGGCAGACATGCGCGGATTCGACACGATCGAGCCGGTCTACACGAAGCTGAAGGGCTGGAAGACCTCGACGGCGGGAATCACTGAGTTCGACAAGCTGCCGCCGCTCGCGCAGGAGTACTTGCACTTCCTCGAGAAGGAGTCCGGCGCGAAGATCGGCATGGTTTCGACCGGGCCGGATCGCGACCACACCATTACGCTTCCCGGCTTCGAAGCGGCGCTGGAGGCATAG
- a CDS encoding spermidine synthase — protein MRSSRLLYGTVAALSAFLLFAVEPIAARQLLPGLGGSSAVWITCLVFFQAVLLAGYLYAHWVSRLAAGAQRGVHLALLAAAAIQTILSEALRPGTAGGATHPVATVFVFLTLTIGLPFLLLASTSPLLQLWLYRSESLMSTNERGVWYRLFALSNAGSLLALLAYPSLIEPHLTLYHQRVLWRLGFVVFAVSSALLLTKIRAAAAVAAKGAVEAPPASTRQKWLWFLLPMAAAMQLSSVTSHLTMNIAAIPLLWVLPLAVYLVTFIAAFERPSLYRRGVVTRLLIVMLASLGYALSKADFSLPIDLSILFFLLECFVACFFCHAEAYALRPQRASQTTLFYLLVAAGGAAGTFFIGIACPLLFAANYDLALAFLATAALALVVTWNDGRTQRLLWATGTVLLLALALMLRTVYSRQALVETRNFYGSLRVTQKDMPEQHVPIRTLLNGAIQHGSQIFAPEFDRLPTTYYAKDSGVGLVLRHCCDGRARHVGVVGLGAGTLAVYGRPGDRFRFYELNPAVRPIAQNLFTYLRDSSASITFAEGDARTSLAGEPPQGFDVFVVDAFSGDAIPLHLLTTQALELYRRHLAPGGVLAFHVSNQYLDLAPELAQLADAASMQARAIDTQPNEVNGEFRAEWILMTADPAFFLKPEIAAAATPIAPQPGVRPWTDDYSSLLPVLRLVSH, from the coding sequence ATGCGCTCATCTCGTCTGTTGTACGGCACGGTCGCCGCACTCTCGGCCTTCCTGCTATTTGCCGTCGAACCCATCGCGGCGCGGCAGCTGCTGCCGGGTCTCGGAGGCTCTTCGGCGGTATGGATTACCTGCCTCGTCTTCTTTCAGGCCGTGCTGCTCGCCGGATATCTGTACGCGCACTGGGTCTCAAGGCTCGCGGCGGGCGCGCAGCGAGGAGTCCATCTGGCACTGCTGGCCGCTGCCGCTATCCAGACGATTCTCTCGGAGGCGCTGCGGCCGGGGACTGCCGGAGGAGCCACACATCCTGTCGCAACCGTTTTCGTGTTCCTGACCCTGACCATCGGGCTGCCGTTCCTGCTGCTCGCCTCGACCAGCCCCTTGTTGCAGCTGTGGCTCTACCGCAGCGAATCGCTCATGAGCACAAATGAGCGAGGTGTCTGGTACAGGCTCTTTGCCCTCTCGAACGCCGGGTCTCTTTTGGCGCTGCTTGCGTACCCATCGCTGATTGAGCCACACCTGACGCTCTACCACCAGCGCGTGCTGTGGAGGCTGGGGTTCGTCGTCTTCGCGGTGTCCTCGGCGCTGCTTCTGACTAAGATTCGCGCGGCTGCAGCCGTCGCAGCGAAAGGTGCGGTTGAAGCGCCACCAGCCTCAACGCGACAGAAGTGGCTCTGGTTTCTGCTCCCCATGGCTGCGGCGATGCAGTTGAGCTCTGTTACCAGTCATCTGACGATGAATATCGCCGCCATCCCGCTGCTCTGGGTGCTGCCGCTCGCCGTCTACCTCGTCACATTCATCGCCGCATTTGAGAGGCCGTCACTCTACCGGCGCGGCGTCGTCACGAGGCTTCTGATCGTCATGCTTGCAAGCCTCGGATACGCCCTCTCGAAGGCCGACTTCAGCCTTCCCATCGACCTCAGCATCCTCTTCTTCCTGCTTGAGTGCTTCGTCGCCTGCTTCTTCTGCCACGCCGAGGCCTACGCCCTACGTCCGCAGCGGGCCTCCCAGACGACGCTCTTCTACCTGCTGGTCGCAGCCGGAGGAGCCGCGGGGACATTCTTCATCGGCATCGCCTGTCCGCTGCTCTTTGCCGCCAACTACGACCTCGCCCTTGCGTTTCTTGCCACGGCTGCTCTCGCGCTTGTGGTGACCTGGAACGACGGCAGGACGCAGCGCCTGCTGTGGGCCACCGGCACGGTGCTGCTGCTCGCGCTGGCCCTGATGCTGCGTACCGTCTATTCGCGCCAGGCCCTCGTCGAGACGCGCAACTTCTACGGATCCCTCCGCGTGACCCAGAAGGACATGCCGGAGCAGCATGTGCCAATTCGCACGCTGCTCAACGGAGCCATTCAGCACGGCTCGCAGATCTTCGCGCCCGAGTTCGACAGGCTCCCTACGACCTACTACGCGAAGGACTCCGGCGTTGGACTTGTTCTGCGCCACTGCTGCGATGGCCGCGCGCGCCACGTGGGAGTCGTCGGACTCGGAGCCGGAACCCTCGCGGTCTACGGACGCCCAGGTGACCGCTTCCGCTTCTATGAACTCAACCCGGCAGTACGGCCCATCGCGCAGAACCTCTTCACCTACCTGCGCGACTCGTCCGCCAGCATCACCTTCGCTGAAGGCGACGCCCGCACGTCGCTGGCCGGCGAGCCTCCACAGGGCTTCGACGTGTTCGTCGTCGATGCCTTTTCCGGCGACGCGATCCCGCTCCATCTGCTGACGACGCAGGCGCTCGAACTCTACCGGCGTCACCTTGCTCCGGGCGGGGTGCTGGCGTTTCACGTCTCCAACCAGTACCTCGACCTCGCTCCTGAACTGGCGCAACTGGCTGACGCGGCAAGTATGCAGGCGCGCGCGATCGATACTCAGCCCAACGAGGTGAACGGCGAATTCCGCGCTGAGTGGATTCTGATGACCGCCGATCCTGCCTTCTTCCTCAAGCCGGAGATTGCTGCGGCGGCGACGCCGATCGCTCCCCAGCCAGGAGTGCGCCCATGGACCGACGACTACTCAAGCCTGTTGCCGGTGCTGCGCCTGGTGAGCCACTAG
- a CDS encoding YncE family protein, whose amino-acid sequence MGSLVAGLPLAAMSQTLLVANQHDQSLSLIDPVAGKQIFAIKVGGVTGHEVVATPDGKTAFVPIYGDSGVGRPGTDGQVVSVIDLASRKITGRIDFGHGVRPHCVVYDPNNGMLYVTTELDKTVSIIDPKSLKIVGSIPTGQEQSHMLVLSKDGKRGYTANVGPGTVSVLDMVGRKTIAVIPVSGMTQRISMSRDGSMVFTADQTKPQLAVIDTATNKVRSWVALPFVGYGTATTPDGRWLLVCLRQNGKVSVVDLKTMQVARTLDVPSMPSEVLVSPDGRTAYVSCSGKDQVAAIDLQQWKVSKLIDAGKDADGLAWVR is encoded by the coding sequence ATGGGAAGTCTGGTTGCTGGTCTGCCTCTCGCAGCTATGTCGCAGACGTTGCTGGTTGCTAATCAGCACGATCAGAGCCTTAGCCTGATCGATCCGGTTGCCGGTAAGCAGATCTTCGCGATCAAGGTTGGTGGTGTAACTGGGCACGAGGTTGTGGCAACTCCGGATGGCAAGACGGCGTTTGTGCCGATCTATGGCGACTCCGGCGTGGGGCGGCCGGGGACGGATGGGCAGGTCGTCTCCGTCATCGACCTCGCGAGCAGAAAGATCACCGGCAGGATCGACTTCGGCCACGGCGTACGGCCGCATTGCGTCGTCTACGACCCCAACAACGGCATGCTCTATGTGACGACTGAGTTGGACAAGACGGTGAGCATTATCGATCCGAAGTCGCTGAAGATTGTCGGCAGTATACCTACGGGGCAGGAACAGTCGCACATGCTGGTGCTTTCAAAAGACGGCAAGCGAGGCTATACGGCGAACGTGGGGCCGGGGACGGTGTCGGTGCTCGACATGGTGGGGCGCAAGACGATTGCGGTGATTCCTGTCTCAGGGATGACGCAGCGCATCTCGATGTCGCGTGATGGAAGCATGGTGTTTACGGCGGACCAGACGAAGCCGCAATTGGCTGTGATCGACACGGCGACGAACAAGGTGAGGTCGTGGGTCGCGCTGCCATTTGTCGGTTATGGCACAGCCACGACTCCCGATGGCCGCTGGCTGCTGGTCTGCCTGCGACAGAACGGCAAAGTGTCCGTGGTCGATCTGAAGACGATGCAGGTGGCGCGGACACTGGACGTGCCGAGCATGCCGAGCGAGGTTCTGGTGAGTCCGGATGGCAGGACGGCGTATGTGTCGTGCTCAGGCAAAGATCAGGTTGCCGCCATCGACCTGCAGCAATGGAAGGTGAGCAAGTTGATCGATGCAGGCAAGGACGCCGACGGTCTCGCGTGGGTGCGTTGA
- the infC gene encoding translation initiation factor IF-3, giving the protein MRTNERIRAREVRVIDENGEQLGVMAPFEALKIARERSLDLVEISPNAVPPVCKIQDYGKFLYEKDKSERAARKKQKVITIKEVKFSVTVDEHDYQTKKNQAIRFLGDGDKVKASLRFKGRQMAHRDLGYKIINRLIMDVGEAGLVEFMPRMEGTTLHAILAPAKKSEAAPKKPAGKPGDAPASQAPTAAQA; this is encoded by the coding sequence ATCCGTACCAACGAACGTATCCGCGCACGCGAAGTCCGCGTGATTGACGAGAACGGAGAACAGCTTGGAGTAATGGCCCCTTTTGAGGCGCTGAAGATTGCACGTGAGCGCTCGCTCGATCTGGTTGAGATCTCGCCCAACGCCGTCCCCCCGGTGTGCAAGATTCAGGACTACGGCAAGTTCCTCTACGAGAAGGACAAGAGCGAGCGCGCCGCCCGCAAGAAGCAGAAGGTCATCACCATCAAAGAGGTTAAGTTCTCCGTCACGGTGGATGAGCACGACTACCAGACGAAGAAGAACCAGGCGATCCGCTTTCTGGGTGATGGTGACAAGGTCAAGGCCTCGCTGCGCTTCAAGGGCCGCCAGATGGCGCACCGCGATCTGGGCTACAAGATCATCAACCGGCTGATTATGGATGTCGGAGAGGCCGGATTGGTGGAGTTCATGCCTCGCATGGAAGGAACCACCCTGCATGCGATCCTAGCGCCAGCCAAGAAATCTGAGGCTGCTCCGAAGAAGCCTGCGGGCAAGCCGGGCGACGCCCCGGCAAGTCAGGCCCCCACAGCAGCGCAGGCCTGA
- a CDS encoding 30S ribosomal protein S1 — MVDNLHPHHESKPLTTDLEVLAPEATAEHTELSTESTATQPHENAHTASGEAAKPATATAVHDEPDYDSADFAAALADFDREQAAESAAAQSLSAEEVIVTGTVVKITDKHVVVDIGLKSEGLIPLDQVLDINGAPKFQAGDQVEVVVEREEPEGGYLVSYEKALRHKVWDKLEQAANDKIPVKGMVLSRVKGGLTVDIGIKAFLPGSQVEIRPVRNLDGYIGTEIEVRVIKLNKKRGNVVISRKEILEEEQTARKSVTLATLEEGNILTGTVKNLTDYGAFVDLGGIDGLLHITDMSWGRLTHPRDLVNVGDEIQVKVLKFDKDKQRVSLGFKQLTPDPWLDATERYPIGAHVRGRVLSVTDYGAFVELEQGIEGLVHVSEMTWSKRMKHPSKMVKPGDEVETIILSVNPNDRRISLGMKQLQDNPWEQLEDKYPTGAVVEGRVRNLTDFGAFIEIEDGIDGLVHVSNLSWTKRIKHPSEVLKKGEKVKAVVLGVEPENRRLSLGVKQLQPDVWETFFAQHRVGDVVKGKVLRTAQFGAFIEIAEGVEGLCHVSEAVDQNNIPVKLDVDSEHEFKIVKMNQDEKKVGLSIRAVGEEASRAEVESYKERDHKSSSSSSSSTTLGDLINWKRSERE, encoded by the coding sequence ATGGTAGACAACCTTCATCCCCACCACGAGAGCAAACCCCTGACCACTGATCTGGAAGTCCTAGCGCCCGAAGCGACAGCGGAGCATACCGAACTGTCGACCGAATCCACCGCAACCCAACCGCACGAGAACGCCCACACGGCATCGGGTGAAGCTGCTAAGCCAGCCACCGCGACCGCCGTCCACGATGAACCCGATTACGACTCTGCCGACTTCGCTGCCGCTCTGGCCGACTTTGACCGCGAGCAGGCTGCCGAGTCCGCCGCCGCTCAGAGCCTGAGCGCCGAAGAGGTGATCGTTACGGGAACCGTCGTCAAGATTACCGACAAACACGTCGTTGTCGATATTGGGCTGAAATCGGAAGGCCTGATCCCACTGGACCAGGTGCTTGACATCAATGGCGCCCCCAAGTTCCAGGCCGGTGATCAGGTTGAGGTCGTGGTTGAGCGCGAGGAGCCCGAGGGTGGCTATCTGGTCAGCTATGAGAAAGCTCTCCGCCACAAGGTCTGGGACAAGCTCGAGCAGGCAGCCAACGACAAGATCCCAGTCAAGGGCATGGTTCTCAGCCGCGTCAAGGGCGGCCTCACCGTCGATATCGGTATCAAGGCGTTTCTCCCCGGTTCGCAGGTCGAGATTCGCCCCGTTCGCAACCTTGATGGCTACATCGGCACCGAGATCGAAGTCCGCGTCATCAAGCTGAACAAGAAGCGTGGCAACGTCGTCATCAGCCGCAAGGAGATCCTCGAGGAGGAGCAGACCGCCCGCAAGTCGGTGACGCTCGCCACCCTTGAGGAGGGCAACATTCTGACCGGAACCGTCAAGAACCTCACCGACTACGGTGCGTTCGTCGATCTGGGCGGCATCGATGGCCTGCTTCACATCACGGATATGAGCTGGGGCCGCCTGACGCACCCCCGCGACCTGGTCAACGTCGGCGACGAGATCCAGGTCAAGGTTCTGAAGTTCGACAAGGACAAGCAGCGCGTCTCGCTCGGCTTCAAGCAGCTCACGCCTGATCCATGGCTCGACGCCACGGAGCGCTATCCGATCGGCGCGCACGTTCGCGGCCGCGTCCTCTCGGTGACAGACTACGGTGCCTTCGTCGAGCTCGAGCAGGGCATCGAGGGTCTCGTTCACGTCTCAGAGATGACCTGGTCTAAGCGGATGAAGCACCCCTCGAAGATGGTTAAGCCCGGCGACGAGGTTGAGACCATCATCCTGAGCGTCAACCCGAACGACCGCCGCATCTCGCTCGGCATGAAGCAGCTCCAGGACAACCCCTGGGAGCAGCTCGAAGACAAGTACCCCACAGGTGCTGTCGTCGAAGGCCGCGTGCGCAACCTCACCGACTTCGGAGCCTTCATCGAGATCGAGGACGGTATCGACGGTCTCGTCCACGTCTCGAACCTGAGCTGGACGAAGCGGATCAAGCACCCCTCCGAGGTCCTCAAGAAGGGTGAGAAGGTCAAGGCAGTCGTTTTGGGTGTCGAGCCCGAGAATCGCCGCCTGTCGCTCGGCGTCAAGCAGCTCCAGCCCGATGTCTGGGAGACGTTCTTCGCGCAGCACCGCGTCGGCGACGTCGTCAAGGGCAAGGTTCTGCGCACCGCGCAGTTCGGAGCCTTCATCGAGATCGCCGAGGGAGTCGAGGGCCTGTGCCACGTCTCCGAGGCCGTCGACCAGAACAACATCCCGGTCAAGCTTGATGTGGACTCGGAGCACGAGTTCAAGATCGTCAAGATGAACCAGGACGAGAAGAAGGTCGGTCTGAGCATCCGCGCCGTCGGCGAAGAGGCCAGCCGCGCCGAAGTGGAGAGCTACAAGGAGCGCGATCACAAGAGCTCCTCGTCCTCGTCGAGCAGCACAACGCTGGGCGATCTCATCAACTGGAAGCGCTCTGAGCGCGAGTAA
- a CDS encoding phosphoribosylanthranilate isomerase, which yields MWIKICANTNLEDAQLAASLGADALGFVFAPSSRRVTVEQIAQITPHLPRTVERVGVFHTRDEDDIVRTIEQAGLSGVQLHGGVDPALAARLRARLGSGITLIQTIHWIVDASGESAGEVARQLREIAAAGVVDRVLVDSKVGAALGGTGVSFDWSAARAVLAANAGSLKLIVAGGLRPENIAEAIQALDPWGVDVASGVEAEPGRKSPDKLAAFLRNAREPRRVPG from the coding sequence ATGTGGATCAAGATCTGCGCCAATACGAATCTTGAGGACGCGCAGTTGGCCGCGAGTCTTGGCGCCGATGCTCTCGGCTTCGTCTTCGCGCCCAGCTCACGCCGCGTCACCGTGGAACAGATCGCGCAGATCACTCCGCATCTGCCCAGGACCGTCGAGCGCGTCGGTGTCTTTCACACCCGCGACGAGGACGATATCGTTCGCACCATCGAGCAGGCGGGCCTCAGCGGCGTGCAGCTTCACGGCGGAGTTGATCCCGCGCTCGCCGCAAGACTGAGAGCGCGCCTCGGCAGCGGTATCACGCTCATCCAGACCATCCACTGGATCGTCGATGCGAGCGGTGAGAGCGCGGGTGAGGTGGCCCGTCAGCTTCGCGAGATTGCGGCTGCTGGTGTGGTCGATCGTGTTCTTGTGGACTCAAAAGTTGGTGCGGCTCTGGGAGGGACCGGTGTCTCCTTCGACTGGAGCGCTGCGCGCGCGGTGCTCGCGGCCAACGCTGGCAGCCTAAAGCTGATCGTCGCCGGAGGACTACGTCCGGAAAACATCGCTGAGGCGATTCAGGCGCTTGATCCCTGGGGAGTCGATGTTGCCAGCGGCGTCGAGGCCGAGCCTGGCCGCAAAAGCCCGGACAAACTCGCTGCTTTTCTCAGGAATGCGCGGGAGCCGCGTCGCGTTCCAGGTTAG
- a CDS encoding nuclear transport factor 2 family protein, translating to MRSNRALVVVAIALCSLVAGGAGTPRAFAAPQHHEKKHDVKKQVEILEEKWRTVLLTGDYAAMDKMLADDFIGISMSGQLNTKAQQLERVRTRKFVISRLELSDMKVKLVDSVAIVTSVADLEGTNEGVSVKGQYRYTRIYRRVPSDGWKVTSFEATRIAPHRNRTNQSSGIAMPPAGAEPLGPGSN from the coding sequence GTGAGGTCGAATCGCGCTCTTGTTGTCGTGGCCATCGCTCTCTGCAGCCTGGTTGCAGGAGGAGCAGGAACTCCTCGCGCCTTCGCGGCACCTCAGCATCACGAGAAGAAACACGACGTGAAGAAGCAGGTTGAGATCCTTGAGGAGAAGTGGCGCACGGTGCTGCTGACAGGCGACTACGCGGCCATGGACAAGATGCTCGCCGACGATTTCATCGGAATCTCGATGTCTGGCCAGCTGAACACCAAGGCCCAGCAACTGGAGCGCGTCCGCACCCGCAAGTTTGTGATCTCCAGGCTCGAGTTGAGCGACATGAAGGTGAAGCTGGTCGACTCGGTGGCCATCGTCACCTCGGTTGCCGACCTCGAAGGCACCAATGAAGGCGTCTCGGTCAAAGGCCAGTACCGCTATACGCGAATCTACCGGCGAGTCCCCTCCGACGGATGGAAGGTTACAAGTTTTGAGGCCACGCGCATTGCGCCTCATCGGAATAGGACCAACCAGTCCAGCGGGATCGCGATGCCGCCTGCCGGAGCGGAACCCTTGGGTCCAGGAAGCAACTGA
- a CDS encoding HIT family protein, translating into MHRWWKNAIYTPRYMDRLWTPWRYAYITRSDPQSRTGVPPELSAWPAAEDKHCVFCNMVAATDYAITHGMQPEIAEKAARIVHRGKFCFICLNAYPYSTGHMLVTPYQHIDSLAKLPADAAQELMRLTQRTEEVLNRVYSPNGINLGMNLGEAAGAGIAGHIHLHSLPRWIGDTNFMTVTAETRVLPEALDVTWDRIHAGFMAQ; encoded by the coding sequence ATGCATCGATGGTGGAAGAACGCCATTTATACTCCGCGATATATGGATCGTCTCTGGACTCCGTGGCGCTATGCCTACATCACCCGGTCAGACCCGCAATCACGCACCGGAGTGCCCCCTGAGTTGAGCGCCTGGCCGGCCGCTGAGGACAAGCATTGTGTCTTCTGCAACATGGTCGCCGCAACCGATTACGCCATCACGCACGGCATGCAGCCGGAGATCGCGGAGAAGGCCGCGCGCATCGTCCATCGCGGGAAGTTCTGCTTCATCTGCCTCAACGCCTACCCTTACTCCACAGGACACATGCTGGTGACGCCCTACCAGCACATCGATTCGCTCGCCAAACTGCCCGCCGATGCGGCCCAGGAACTGATGCGGCTGACCCAGCGCACTGAGGAGGTGCTCAACCGCGTCTACAGCCCCAATGGAATCAATCTAGGGATGAATCTCGGCGAGGCCGCCGGTGCCGGGATCGCCGGGCATATCCATCTGCACTCGCTCCCGCGCTGGATTGGAGACACCAACTTCATGACTGTGACCGCAGAGACACGCGTGCTGCCAGAGGCGCTGGATGTAACTTGGGATAGGATTCACGCAGGATTCATGGCACAATGA
- the trpC gene encoding indole-3-glycerol phosphate synthase TrpC: MPTQLEQILAHTLLEVNARKAGADYGLLERKAAAHTPRGFTERLRTVAATGPAIISEIKKASPSKGLIRADFYPAALARALEAAGAAALSVLTDEEFFQGSLANLEEASNAVQIPCLRKDFILDPFQILEARASGADAILLIVAAHKDDKVLTTLADEAEALGLDVLCEVHSRSEMERAVALGFELIGVNSRDLRTFAMNPELPLELALWKPADAVMVAESGIRNSAEIARLRKAGYQAFLIGETLMRQPDPAAALATLLDRDYSIDQ, from the coding sequence ATGCCTACACAGCTTGAGCAGATTCTCGCCCATACGCTGCTGGAGGTGAACGCCCGCAAAGCCGGAGCGGACTACGGCCTGTTGGAGCGCAAGGCCGCCGCCCACACACCGCGAGGGTTCACCGAGCGGCTGCGCACTGTAGCCGCAACGGGCCCGGCCATCATCTCGGAGATCAAGAAGGCCTCGCCCTCGAAGGGGCTCATTCGCGCGGATTTCTATCCTGCCGCACTCGCCAGGGCTCTCGAGGCCGCCGGAGCCGCCGCGCTCTCCGTCCTCACGGATGAGGAGTTCTTCCAAGGCTCGCTTGCCAACCTCGAAGAGGCCTCGAATGCCGTTCAGATTCCCTGCCTGCGCAAGGACTTCATTCTCGACCCCTTCCAGATTCTCGAGGCCCGCGCCTCCGGAGCCGACGCCATCCTGCTGATCGTTGCGGCACACAAGGACGACAAGGTCCTCACCACACTTGCCGACGAGGCTGAGGCCCTCGGTCTTGACGTGCTGTGCGAGGTGCACAGCCGCTCTGAGATGGAGCGCGCCGTCGCGCTTGGCTTCGAGCTCATCGGCGTCAACAGCCGCGACCTCCGCACCTTTGCGATGAACCCCGAGCTCCCGCTGGAGCTTGCTCTCTGGAAGCCTGCCGACGCCGTGATGGTCGCCGAGAGCGGCATTCGCAACTCCGCCGAGATCGCACGTCTTCGCAAGGCCGGCTACCAGGCCTTCCTCATCGGAGAGACGCTCATGCGTCAGCCAGACCCTGCTGCCGCGCTTGCCACGCTGCTCGATCGCGACTATTCCATCGACCAATAA
- a CDS encoding response regulator gives MKRRILLVDDEVAVLLTLKAVLEISGFDVDTAASAREGKLKLRSHEYHMVISDMRMESDASGAEVIKAARAAACQPAVALLSAFPLADEDWQELGADKMLVKPMHTRILLEQIENLLTVHEAAKANSAGPSRAEGSSAEKATKKTRASLSAQSSHKPAKSAKKSSKKAPASGLAKKPVQRAAAKTMRKKLSSRKP, from the coding sequence ATGAAGCGTCGCATCCTGCTCGTGGACGATGAAGTGGCCGTTCTGCTGACTCTGAAGGCGGTGCTCGAGATCAGCGGGTTTGACGTGGATACTGCCGCCTCAGCGCGGGAGGGCAAGCTCAAGCTGCGCTCACACGAGTACCACATGGTGATCTCCGACATGCGTATGGAGAGCGATGCTTCTGGCGCCGAGGTGATCAAGGCTGCGCGTGCTGCTGCCTGCCAGCCGGCGGTCGCTCTGCTCAGCGCCTTCCCTCTCGCGGACGAAGACTGGCAGGAGTTGGGAGCCGACAAGATGCTGGTCAAGCCCATGCACACGCGCATACTGCTCGAGCAGATCGAAAATCTGCTGACAGTTCACGAAGCTGCGAAGGCTAATTCAGCCGGTCCTTCCCGGGCCGAAGGCTCCTCTGCTGAGAAGGCTACGAAGAAGACGCGCGCCAGTCTGTCCGCACAGTCCTCTCACAAACCCGCCAAGTCTGCGAAAAAATCGTCGAAGAAGGCTCCAGCCTCCGGACTCGCGAAGAAGCCGGTCCAGAGAGCAGCCGCAAAGACTATGAGGAAGAAACTCTCAAGTCGAAAGCCGTAG
- a CDS encoding putative quinol monooxygenase, translating to MISFTVRSTFDARDRDEVAEILQKLTAASRQEPGCVSYIPHFVEDSSTIVIYEQYVDEAALEHHRNSPHFRRYATGALYLKTRDRQVENLTSLC from the coding sequence ATGATCAGCTTTACAGTCCGCTCGACCTTCGACGCCAGGGACCGCGACGAGGTGGCCGAGATCCTGCAGAAGCTTACGGCCGCCTCCCGCCAGGAGCCCGGCTGCGTGAGCTATATCCCGCATTTCGTTGAGGACTCGTCTACGATCGTGATCTACGAGCAGTACGTGGACGAGGCGGCGCTGGAGCATCACCGCAACTCGCCTCACTTCCGCCGGTACGCCACCGGCGCACTTTACCTGAAGACACGTGACCGGCAAGTCGAGAACCTGACCTCCCTCTGCTAA